The Arvicola amphibius chromosome 6, mArvAmp1.2, whole genome shotgun sequence DNA window GAGCTGAGCTCCACTACATCTCCACCTCAGGGGCTTCAGTTAGTATTGGTGGCCGGCTCCGTATCTCTGCTGACTCTTAGGGACAGAACGAAGTACATATTCATCCTTAGGGGTACCTAAGGCTTCTGAGCTAACTGATCCACCCTGGTCAAAACCTAGGACCCGCCACCGACCCCAGGAGTTCTTACCACCAGGTCGGTGACAGTGTAGGCATTGGGTGGGGCCGTCTCGCCCACCCGATGATGAGACACAGGCCCCACTCGAAGGACGCCCTCCTCCTTGAACACCCAGCGGGAGAGGGCCACAGCTAGCTCATAGTTGCCTGTCTGAGAATAcctggaggagggaaaagagaggctGGGGCTGCAGCCCACTTCTTGCTGGGTGCCTAATGGAGACCACCCCTGCCCAGCAGGCCAGTGCTCAGTAAGTGAGGACCCGAAAGCAGGCTGCACACGCCTACTGGCCTGTGGCTAAAGGGAAAACTGAACAGTAGCTGCAGGCGGTTTGCTGTGGGTCACCTGCACAATCAATCCCAGTTATTTTCGTGCTGGAGACTAAACAGGGACTTATGCCTGTCAGATGCGTGCTCTAGCCGCAAGTCACATGATCTTCTAGGCGTGTAGGCAAGAGGGCTCCACACAAGCCACTACCACCCTGGTGAGCACGGGTGCCAATACCAGCAGCACCACACAAAGCTGTGGATCACGCAAAGCTCTGGAGACACAAACTTCAAAGtgtgctgctcctcctcctgcacaCAAACCTCCTGGCATTACCTCTGGGCACCAGGTGTGGCCTTCTGCACCGCCGAGTTGAAGAAGGCATCgctgaagaaatccagagagcCACTGAAGATGACCCGGGCATTGTTCCTGGCCTGGAGCCCCGCAATCAGGAGAGTGTTCTTCCCCACCGCGTGGGGATACTGGGGACAGAAGCGGCAGTCACCTGAGCATCTCCAAAGTACCAGGAAAGCCAACACAGCAAAGGGACAGCAGACTGGACACCTACATGACTATGTCCCCACGCCTACCTGAGGGAGGACCTAGGATTCCCCCTTGTCCTCGGTCCTAGCATCCCATCAGCCTCAGCAAAGCCCACCTCTCCTGCTTTGCCtggttttcaaataaaaagtgtTTGTCCCTGGCCTGGGAGCTGGAGGCTGCAGAGGCTCTCACCTGGGTGATGGGcttatctgggaagaaggagtAGGAGGTTGAAGAGCCTGTGAGGATATCCAAAACCAACGGATTGTCAGGATCTGCCACCATTCtgcaagaaggaagagagagaagcctAGCGCTGAGCAGGAAGCAGGTGTAGGGCACAGGGTCCCATGCCATCGCCCCTAGGGAAAAGCTCTTCCGTGTCTTCCCAGAGAGAGAGGTCAGCCCTTCTCTCCCCATTCTCATCTGTTCACCATCAACTCATtcaaagacaggatctcactagctAGGTTGGCCTGCAAccccaatcctcctgcttcagcctccacatCTGGCCAGGAAAGATCCTTTCTCACGAGTCAAGCACTCAGGGTTCCTCTTACTTATAGTAAAACTCACTGCTATCACCTGGGGGAAACAAACATTCTCAACCCTAAATttggctgggcaatggtggcgcacactttaatctcagcactcagaagacagaggcaagtagatctcagttcaaggctagcctggtctacagagcgagttccaggttagccagggctacgggagaaactgtctcgaaaaacgaaacaAAATTGGCTTCATGTCCACTAACAGAAAGTGAGCCCCGCTCCTCCAGGTCCCCCTGGTGTCCCTGCTCACTCACCCAACTCCTCGGAAGAGAATGGGGTTCAGAGATGACTTCCCAACAATGGTTGGGGCCTTCAGCAAGTTCTCAGTATCAGCCACGATAAGCGTATGCTGCAAAGGGGACAGGGAAACAGGGTCAAGAAGAGGGTCCCAGGGCCAGGGAGTCCTCCCTGATTCCTGCTTGGTCTCTAAGCAACAGCTGCTGAAGGAACGCGCCTGATTACCTGGCCGAGGTCTGAGATGTCAAAATTGTGATGGTCAATGACAGCCGTCTTCTCTTCATCAAATTCAATCCCACACTCACTGCCCAGCTCCCGAAGAGGGTCACCTGCACAGATCCAAGAGATTGCCCGGCTGAACCCTGACTGGCAGGCCTGACAACACAAGTCACAGCTTCTTCAGACCTCACCCTCTACTGGTCAGCCGCAGTGCCCAGCGCCTGCATCAGACAGAGCATCAGctccagggctgaggagatgctaAGCTGACCTAAACAAcagccttccctcttccctgcaCAAACATAACAACCTGGTTCTGCACAAACCCCCTTAACAAGTTTAGCAAAGCCACAGTCAAGGGTGAGGTTAACAGGCCTGAGTTGACCAGTCCTTGTCATCACCCCACCAAGAGACCCACAGAGAGGAACAGGGCTCAGAGGCTCTCGCTGCCAAGGAACAGGCCCTCAGCTGTTCGCTGCTGAAGCCGAGGGACCAACACATGAGCTGAGGCTGTGATTCTCTCCCCGCTGTTTGCAAAACTTTCAAAACCAGAATCTGAACAAAATCCACTCATTGCGTCCCCTGACTTCCTTCCCCCATCAGAGCAGAGCCAACCAACagaacacaacaaagaaaatcacagagaggGCCAACCAGGGTCCTCATTGTCTCTGGTTACAGGACCATACAGGAGGGACCCAGGGCCAGATAAGCCCTGCAGCTCCCTCACTGCCTCCTTGGTGGCTGGGGCTCACCTAGCCAATGCCACCTTGGCAGCTCCCGCATATAAAGCTCTCTGAGCCCCGTGGAGAACTGCTGGAAAGCCCCAGAACTTCCTAGGGCAGACTTACCAATGTCAGAACTGGCAGCCACcaaaacactaccaccaccatcgaTGAAGGCGCTGATGGTCTCCACGTTGATGTTGCCTCCGAAATCTGAAAGAAGGCCCTAGACACAGTGACCAGACAGTCCTGTCCCCACTCCCTGGCTGATGGACGGAGGTAGGGGACCCTCTAGAGCCGCCACAATTGATATGAATGGGTTCCCATGGATCcagaaatgagaaggaaagtaaATCCACCACAGCTGCCACACGGCACACACCCATGTACTCAAAGGAATGCTCAAAGCAATGCCTTGGTCATTCAGGTGCAATCACCAAACACATTCTAGTGACATTTGTTGACATATTCCAAGCCACATCTATTCAACCTGAAATACTGCACCTTCTACCCACACTTCAGAGCAATGCTGTCCAAATGCTCACATGCCTCAAACACCCATAGCCTTTGCCATCATCGGCTCCATGCCTGGAGTCACCTTAGTCTATCAATGTCACTCCACCTGGGCTATTTGAGAAGGCACTGCAGAACCCACGGGTGACACTGCCACTGACCGTAAGGCTCAGGGCTGACACCAACCAGCTTCCTTGTTCACATTCCCCACAGCAGAACCATCCAGAGCTTCCACATCACCCAAAGGGCTTGTGGGTTCCCACCATTTGAAGGATGAGAGTCTATCCTGCGCTGGTCAGTTTACTTAGTAACTAGCCACTGCTGCCACCAGCCTCCAAACTGGCACCGGGTGGGGCTTGAGCTCTGGAATTATCACCAGAGTGAGTCTGGCATTCAACGTAAGACAATCCGCTTACCTGCGAAGTATTTCTAtggactgggaagaaagaacaggaCAATGAGGGAAGGGAGTCACTGTGCCAAGGTTGGCGAGGACAGCCTTCAACCAGCTACACATGAGAAGTTGGAAGGGCGGGCCGGACAGCAACAGCATGCAGGAAGAGCAAAGAGCACACAGGCAGAGTAAACAACAGGTGTGAGGTCCGCCGGGTAGGGTGAGCCTCGGGGCTGGACCAGAGACCAGCAGTGAGGCGGTGTGGCCAGCTATTGGAAGGCTTGGGCTGGTGGGGCCCACTGGAGAATTGTGAGCAGGAGAGTAACGAGACTTCCTAGGTTCCAAGGTAGAGCTGGGTACAGGTGGCCTCTGTGTCAGAAGGTACTGTGAGGCCACGCTGTGAAAATATTCCTAGACCAGAAGTAGGTGATGGGAGCTCTTCCAGTGGGACCTAAAGGAAAACAGCAGGAGCTAGggtgtggcgggggagggggggggagggcattCTGGACAGCTGGAAGAACCCATTACAGAATACAAAGTAGCTGTCAGGGAAAGAAAAGCCATCCATGTGTCACCAACTGAAAGAAGGATGGCAGGGACATCTTACCGCAAACAGGGACGACCTGGGTTTTTTGAcacaaaaatgaaatggaaagactATCTACCATGCTCACCAAAACAGCAAGGCAAAAGAAATggccagggctggaaagatggctcagtggttaagagcactggctgctcttccagagaacaagCTGACCAAACACCCATACAAGCAAATAAGAAATAGCCAAAGGAGCTGGAGATGCCTAGCCAGATGAAGACAGATGCGAGCAGGCTACAGCTATGTGAAAGCCACGCAGCTCGGCAAGATAAAAAATGagaccaccccaccccacccccatcatctGCTCTTGGTCTGGGAACACCAGACTCTCAAGCCCGGGAGACTTGTAATCGTATGATCAACCACCTACAGAAAGGCTTTTTACAGCAATCCGTGTTAATAACGGGGCAATTCTTTGTACACAAGCAAGTCAAATCAGGGGCTTCTTTATCAGAGCCTTTGTTCGACAAAAACCCCTTCTCCATAAAgtgtctttttgaaaaataacagCTCCAAGGCCCAGGCTGGAATTAACATTTTCCTCTACTGTGTTTCGAAACTCATCCCGAGTCCCAGAACATGCCCAGGAACCACAAGATGACAACGGAATCCTGCACCTCGAATCCCAGCAAGTCCTGGGGGCGCCGCGCCGCTCTTACCTTCCACGGAGGGGGAGAAGATGATGAGGTTGTCATAGAGGAACTCTCCGTACTTAATGAGGGACAAGCTGGGGTCATCTGCGGTCTTGAAGGTGAGCTCAAAGGCCCGGtctggagaagaaaagagggagttGGAGCAGATGGTCAGCAGAGGAACCCTGGCTGCCACCGGCGGAGGGTGCAGCCACCCCGGGGCTTCCCAACCCCGGCCATGCCCTCGCCGCGGCGCTCACCCTTCAGGCTGCGGAAGAACATCGAGTGCGTGTCCCGCACGTTGAGGTTGTCCAGCAGCACGAGGGTTCGGGGGCCGCTGGCACAGACGCAGGCGAGCGCAGCCAGCAGCAACCCACAGAGGGGCCAGGCACGAGTGGCGAGGCGGGGATCCATCTTCATCTTCCAGCCGGAGAGGCGAGCACCTGGACACCGGAAGTGTCCTTCGCGGCCGCCCAATAGCCGCTCGAGGCGCTGGAGTATCACCTGGAAGTGGTCCGGGTACTCTGTGGCCCCGCGGCCAATGCCGCGGCGGAGACGGACGGAGAAGCGGGGAACGCCGCCGGAAGTGCCCCACAGAGGCTCATTCTCTGCACTTTATTGGAGAAATGTGCTTGAGGCTCCGCCTCCCCCAGGGTAAAGGACCAATCCAAGAGAGACAGCTCTGTAGCTGCGGCCAATCAACAAAGCCGGGCGCCCTTCGGCTTCTCCCGTGCCGCTCCAGCCGTGGGTTTCAAACCCACCTATCTCTGAGGGTTTCTAGGGTTTAAGTTTCTTTCCTAGGCTGCTGGTCCTGGTCCCCTTGGACACGACTGTCGCCACTTGGACGAGATCGGGGCGGGGGTGTCACCTCCTCGTCCGTCACTGGTCTAGAGAGCTAGGAAGCAGGCCCTTCCCTATAGGGAGCAACGAGGTGGGGGATGTAGGCTCCTGGCCTCGCCCCAAACAGCAGGGATGGCGCAGGTCTAAAGGCTAAAAGGCTTTGTCACACCCGGGATtggtgtctcatgcctttaatcccagctctcaagtgggaggcaaaggcaggcgaatctttgtgactttgaggccagcctggcctacatagggAGTTCAGGTCTGTCAAGGAAAGGGAGAACCGACTcctacaaattgtcttctgacttacacacagacaccaaGCCAAGACTCgggacaaaaataaaatttaaaggactAGGACTATaattcagtgggtaaaatgcttaccTAGCGTGCATGAAGGCCTGGGTTTGACCACCAATATCatataaaaccaggcatggtgccccccaccccatgcctgtaatctcagcactaagcaGCAAGGTAgttagttcaaagtcatcctcagctacctagcaagtttaaggccagcctggactctgtCAATATAAATCGATcttgatataaaaatttaaaaacaggaaaaagattcTTGCTCCTCACCTCTCTGCAGCCCAAGCCCACCACCCGCTGACACTGAATCTAGGGGCGAGCCACTCACTGCTCAGGACACTCGGGTCTCCACCTCAGCTCATCTCCACACTACCATTCCCCTCTGCTCCCTGCTCTGAGTCCCACCAGCCTTTAGCACAAATGCCCTGAGTAGCTCATCTCCTGCTtgccttgcttttcttcctgtctcctctaccAGAGGTGCCTGCCCTCAGCACATCCCAGGAGAGATCTAGGATCTTCATccctggggtgggtggagggCGGAGCTCTGCTCCCATAGAAACCTGAGCAGCTTCCCCTGATTGGTTCGACTGTATTGGCCTTTGGTAGCCTCACCTTCAACTCTTGCTTCTGCAGTGAACTCCTTGGCCCAGGGGTAAAGCCTTGGGCCAATCACAGTAGCTGATATAAAATGAGGAGGGTGGCAGAATGGGAGGCTAGCTCAGTGCTGAGCTACTACCTTCTCTAACCCTTCACAAAACACCATGAAATGGGTGCTTCTCCAGTTGACAGAGGTGACTCGGGACCCATCATGTCCCTGTTTGTGGGCCCACCTAAAGGGGAGGGCTGTCATAGCCCCTGGATGGAAACAAATGACAACTGGATTCATTTCTGGCTATGTCGGGACACCCAGTTCCAGTGCAGGCCCCTGAAGACTGCCTGGGCGGGAGAGCAGGTCACAGCACATGCTGCACAAGCTTGAGTTCGATCCCTAgtacccacagtggaaggaggggaggcagCCATTCCTGGGAGccatcctctcacctccacatccAAGCATCGTGACATAT harbors:
- the Ddost gene encoding dolichyl-diphosphooligosaccharide--protein glycosyltransferase 48 kDa subunit, whose amino-acid sequence is MKMDPRLATRAWPLCGLLLAALACVCASGPRTLVLLDNLNVRDTHSMFFRSLKDRAFELTFKTADDPSLSLIKYGEFLYDNLIIFSPSVEDFGGNINVETISAFIDGGGSVLVAASSDIGDPLRELGSECGIEFDEEKTAVIDHHNFDISDLGQHTLIVADTENLLKAPTIVGKSSLNPILFRGVGMVADPDNPLVLDILTGSSTSYSFFPDKPITQYPHAVGKNTLLIAGLQARNNARVIFSGSLDFFSDAFFNSAVQKATPGAQRYSQTGNYELAVALSRWVFKEEGVLRVGPVSHHRVGETAPPNAYTVTDLVEYSITIEQLSNGKWVPFDGDDIQLEFVRIDPFVRTFLKRKGGKYSVQFKLPDVYGVFQFKVDYNRLGYTHLYSSTQVSVRPLQHTQYERFIPSAYPYYASAFSMMAGLFIFSIVFLHMKEKEKSD